In a genomic window of Melanotaenia boesemani isolate fMelBoe1 chromosome 1, fMelBoe1.pri, whole genome shotgun sequence:
- the LOC121639597 gene encoding N-acetyllactosaminide alpha-1,3-galactosyltransferase-like: MGRTAGTYTCLVLLVLGFICFTSLYLRYLTSISFMKNLPMATEGAPILITNLDSTLDFRARPAVQTLTSWHAPIIWELMFDPKLYDKRHQEGNTTVALTVFAVGRYLDAYLNTFLTSAEKHFMIGLPVTYYVFTDLPEKVPKFELAPQRDLKVVKVQKNSRWQDISMMRMKTISETIETELEGKFSYLFCFDVDQEFKGRFGSEALGESVALLHAHFYKLPKERFTYDKQPKSKAYMKEGDYYYHAAIFGGSLEKVKALADFCHVSIMEDKMNEVEALWHDESHLNKYFWLNKPSRLLSPEYCWDPIIGDKSDIMVTRLIWEPKQYNMVRTR, from the exons ATGGGAAGGACTGCTGGAACATATACCTGCCTTGTGCTGCTTGTTTTAGGTTTCATTTGTTTCACTTCCTTGTATTTAAG GTATTTAACAAGCATTTCCTTTATGAAGAATCTACCAATGGCCACTGAAGGAGCACCAATACTAATCACCAATTTGGATTCCACTCTTGACTTTCg TGCCAGACCAGCAGTTCAGACGCTCACTTCCTGGCATGCTCCTATCATCTGGGAGTTAATGTTTGACCCCAAACTTTATGACAAAAGGCACCAAGAAGGAAATACAACCGTGGCACTCACTGTGTTTGCCGTAGGAAG GTACCTCGATGCCTATCTCAACACTTTCCTAACATCAGCAGAAAAGCATTTTATGATTGGATTACCGGTGACATATTACGTGTTTACAGATTTACCAGAGAAGGTGCCGAAATTTGAACTTGCTCCTCAGCGAGACCTGAAAGTTGTCAAGGTGCAAAAGAATAGCAGATGGCAGGACATCTCCATGATGCGAATGAAGACCATATCAGAAACGATAGAAACGGAACTCGAAGGAAAGTTCAGTTATCTCTTCTGCTTTGATGTTGATCAGGAGTTTAAGGGGAGATTTGGTTCAGAAGCCCTCGGGGAGTCTGTGGCTTTGCTCCATGCCCATTTTTACAAACTTCCAAAGGAGAGGTTCACCTATGACAAACAACCCAAATCTAAAGCTTACATGAAGGAGGGAGATTACTACTACCATGCTGCTATCTTCGGAGGATCGTTGGAAAAAGTGAAGGCTTTGGCAGACTTTTGTCATGTGAGCATCATGGAGgataaaatgaatgaagtgGAGGCTCTGTGGCATGATGAGAGTCATCTAAACAAGTACTTCTGGCTTAATAAACCAAGTCGCCTCCTCTCACCTGAGTACTGCTGGGACCCCATTATTGGTGACAAGAGTGATATTATGGTCACTCGCCTAATATGGGAACCAAAACAATATAACATGGTCCGTACTCGGTAG